Proteins encoded in a region of the Manis javanica isolate MJ-LG chromosome 15, MJ_LKY, whole genome shotgun sequence genome:
- the LOC118972356 gene encoding lysine-specific demethylase 4D-like produces the protein MEAMKSQANCTQNPRCRIMTFYPTEEEFNDFEKYIIYMESQGAHRAGVAKIIPPKGWEARKTYDDISDILIPTPLQQAVSGGAGVFTQYSKKTKAMTVGEYGYLATSAKYQAPLHSDIDDLERKFWKTRLYSSPIYGADVNGSLFDKNTKPWNLRHLGTIQDLLEQECGVVIEGVNTPYLYFGMWKTTFAWHTEDMDLYSINFVHFGEPKTWYTVPPEHGWRLERLAKELFPASAHSCRAFLRHKVALMSPTVLRDNRIPFSRVTQEAGEFIVTFPYGYHAGFNHSFNCAEAINFAMPRWIDYGKAASQCSCGEARVSFPMDVFVRTLQPERYELWKHGQDQVVVNHDAPIAADSQEPGTWKELWATGRATLGLRDLPPHRSLSPARQVAVGRGGHRHAPRLPTSRRRVWASDPTSAAQGRDAACHSPEHSSAVLTTSGPSDLGLHPTSRRGPGRRPREQGTQELTDEGPAKKRLLLSTACAAQDPDAQALSSDGPSLDNAAPPSPASPHSAQASGCCCPPAP, from the coding sequence ATGGAAGCTATGAAGTCTCAGGCAAACTGTACCCAGAACCCAAGGTGTAGAATCATGACCTTCTACCCAACTGaagaagagtttaatgattttgagaaatatattatttatatggaatctcaaggtgcACACCGAGCAGGTGTGGCCAAGATAATCCCCCCCAAGGGGTGGGAAGCCAGGAAGACCTATGATGACATCAGTGACATCCTAATCCCCACTCCCCTCCAGCAGGCTGTCTCGGGCGGGGCTGGTGTGTTCACTCAATACTCCAAGAAGACGAAGGCCATGACGGTCGGGGAGTATGGCTACCTCGCGACCAGTGCTAAATATCAGGCACCACTGCACTCAGATATTGACGATTTGGAGCGAAAATTCTGGAAAACACGCCTCTATAGTTCACCGATCTATGGCGCTGACGTCAACGGCTCCTTATTTGATAAAAACACTAAGCCGTGGAACCTCAGACACCTGGGAACCATTCAGGACCTGCTGGAGCAGGAGTGTGGGGTGGTCATCGAAGGTGTCAACACGCCCTACCTGTACTTTGGCATGTGGAAGACCACATTCGCATGGCACACAGAGGACATGGACTTGTACAGTATCAACTTTGTGCACTTCGGGGAGCCCAAAACGTGGTACACGGTGCCCCCAGAGCATGGCTGGCGACTTGAACGCCTGGCCAAAGAGCTCTTTCCGGCCAGTGCCCACAGCTGCAGGGCCTTCCTGCGGCACAAGGTGGCCCTCATGTCGCCCACTGTCCTCAGGGACAACAGGATCCCCTTCAGTCGGGTCACGCAAGAGGCTGGCGAATTCATAGTGACATTTCCCTATGGCTACCACGCTGGCTTCAACCACAGCTTCAACTGCGCAGAGGCCATCAACTTCGCCATGCCGCGCTGGATTGATTATGGCAAAGCGGCCTCTCAGTGCAGCTGCGGGGAGGCCAGGGTCAGCTTTCCAATGGATGTGTTCGTGCGCACCCTGCAGCCCGAGCGCTATGAGCTCTGGAAGCACGGGCAGGACCAGGTGGTGGTGAACCATGATGCGCCCATAGCCGCGGACAGCCAGGAGCCAGGCACCTGGAAGGAGTTGTGGGCGACCGGAAGAGCCACGCTGGGCCTCCGGGACCTGCCGCCCCACCGCTCACTGAGCCCTGCCAGGCAGGTGGCTGTAGGGCGAGGGGGCCATCGCCATGCCCCTAGGCTGCCCACGTCTCGGCGCCGCGTGTGGGCCTCCGATCCTACCTCTGCAGCTCAGGGAAGGGACGCCGCTTGTCACTCCCCAGAGCACAGCTCAGCCGTGCTGACAACCTCGGGCCCATCTGACCTAGGTCTCCACCCAACTAGCAGGCGTGGTCCTGGCCGTCGTCCTCGGGAGCAGGGCACTCAGGAGCTGACTGACGAGGGCCCGGCCAAGAAGCGCCTCTTGCTGAGCACAGCATGCGCAGCTCAGGATCCTGATGCTCAGGCCCTGTCTTCGGATGGACCCTCACTGGACAACGCTGCACCGCCAAGCCCTGCGTCCCCGCATTCTGCTCAGGCTTCCGGGTGCTGCTGTCCCCCTGCACCCTAA